A genomic window from Salvia miltiorrhiza cultivar Shanhuang (shh) chromosome 5, IMPLAD_Smil_shh, whole genome shotgun sequence includes:
- the LOC130987145 gene encoding uncharacterized zinc finger CCHC domain-containing protein At4g19190-like, which produces MEEGAGGFRAGNKDKGGEVDYKTKAGTAWSHSFLNQKPWHPLSYPNQRRKWIAEQTHSQNQRRAEEVAREYAQQQDFLRQTALLSNKEKEKLEMMQAVSFLYVKPPGYNAESAKAAEIADEKRKLEQSLEEGSSSMKTENGPSAGEKKKQAPKDVFGRALPTEEQFEVLKNAPKLDTGVAGRAKPFGVEIRNVKCLRCGNYGHQSGDRECPLKDAIMPNEESRLKRDDPLTAILAQTDASEPLKWELKQQPGMSPPRGGFNPDDPNQQIVADDIFDEYGGFLSEANIPELLTNFSSSKKKKKKKKKKKKKSNKRRSPSPDEEIRDDEGSESSSGDERRGRVKKRHKRKKREQSGSSPSESSDSNRHWRRSNRRKHRHSSSSEASDSDRGRRRHRHSHNPHQHSHQHQRRRHHSVSSSD; this is translated from the exons ATGGAGGAGGGCGCCGGAGGGTTCCGAGCCGGCAACAAGGACAAAGGCGGCGAAGTCGACTACAAGACGAAGGCCGGGACGGCGTGGTCGCACTCGTTCCTCAACCAGAAGCCCTGGCACCCGCTCTCCTACCCAAACCAGCGCCGCAAATGGATCGCCGAGCAAACCCACTCGCAAAATCAGCGCCGCGCCGAGGAGGTCGCGCGCGAG TATGCTCAACAACAGGATTTTCTTCGGCAGACTGCACTTCtttcaaataaagaaaaagaaaag TTGGAAATGATGCAAGCTGTAAGCTTTTTATATGTAAAGCCTCCTGGTTACAATGCGGAAAGTGCTAAAGCTGCTGAGATTGCTGATGAGAAAAGAAAGCTGGAGCAATCTCTCGAAGAGGGCTCATCTTCGAT GAAGACGGAAAATGGACCTTCTGCAGGGGAGAAAAAGAAACAAGCGCCAAAAGATGTTTTTGGTCGTGCTTTACCTACTGAAGAACAATTTGAGGTCCTCAAAAATGCTCCAAA GTTAGATACTGGTGTTGCTGGCCGGGCAAAACCATTTGGAGTTGAGATTCGCAATGTGAAATGTCTTAGATGTGGGAACTACGGCCATCAAAGTGGTGATCGTGAATGTCCATTAAAGGATGCAATAATGCCTAATGAGGAAAGTCGATTAAAACGGGATGACCCTTTAACAGCCATTCTGGCTCAGACTGATGCTAGTGAG CCTTTAAAGTGGGAGCTGAAACAGCAGCCGGGAATGAGCCCTCCTCGTGGAGGTTTCAATCCCGACGACCCCAATCAGCAGATAGTTGCTGATGACATATTTGATGAGTATGGAG GATTCCTAAGTGAAGCTAACATACCAGAGTTGCTAACAAACTTTTCTTcaagcaagaagaagaagaagaagaagaagaagaagaaaaagaagtcGAACAAGAGACGTTCTCCTTCACCCGATGAAGAAATAAGAGACGATGAAGGGAGCGAATCGTCATCTGGTGACGAGAGGAGGGGAAGAGTAAAGAAAAGACATAAGAGGAAGAAGCGAGAGCAGTCTGGGTCGAGTCCATCCGAAAGCTCAGATAGCAACAGGCATTGGAGAAGGagcaacagacgcaagcatcgaCATTCGAGCTCCTCTGAGGCGTCTGATTCTGATCGAGGACGTAGACGCCATCGGCACAGTCATAATCCTCATCAGCACAGTCATCAACATCAACGTCGACGACATCATTCCGTTTCTTCATCAGATTAA